The Pyricularia oryzae 70-15 chromosome 5, whole genome shotgun sequence genome includes a region encoding these proteins:
- a CDS encoding purine-cytosine permease FCY21 produces MEDPEVGHGWRERAQRAVGRLGIEQRGIERVPEDERSDVSITNMGSLWLSANMTVATFAVGMLARPVFKLGFFDAALTIIFINMLGTMPVAFFATFGPRFGLRQMILSRFWFGYNGVKFITVFNIMAGLGWSSVNCIVGAQLLHTVNSSMPGYAGVLVISLSTLAITTFGYKIVHLYEKYAWIPVFIIFVIVAGVFSQTGDFNSLSPLATGPDEAGAVLSFGASIFGFATGWAGLSADYTVYQPATRSRATVFAVTFAGLFLPLCFNEILGAAVMTASATNIDYVKAYSESQVGGVLGQVLIPPLGRFGSFCLVLLALSIIANNCPNIYSVSLSVQVLASSTQRVPRFIWTMVATVVYIAISIPGYDNFEAWLSNFMVIIGYWLAAYEAIALVEHFAFRRGYTGYDPDQYTDPDRLPPGYAALAAFVCGASGAILGMKQLWYTGPIARLVGSDGGGDLGFELAFAFAAVAYLGLRMFEKRRFGR; encoded by the exons ATGGAAGACCCCGAGGTCGGTCATGGCTGGCGGGAAAGGGCACAGCGGGCTGTAGGACGCCTGGGCATAGAGCAGCGCGGCATCGAGCGCGTGCCAGAGGATGAGAGAAGCGATGTCTCGATAACGAACATGGGGAGCTTG TGGCTATCTGCGAATATGACCGTGGCCACATTTGCTGTTGGCATGCTTGCTAGACCAGTCTTCAAACTTGGCTTCTTTGATGCTGCCTTGACGATAATCTTTATAAACATGCTCGGCACCATGCCGGTTGCTTTCTTTGCAACATTCGGCCCGCGATTTGGGCTCCGGCAGATGATTCTCTCTAGATTCTGGTTTGGATACAATGGCGTCAAGTTTA TCACTGTCTTCAACATCATGGCAGGACTCGGCTGGTCTTCAGTCAACTGCATTGTTGGTGCCCAGCTCCTACATACCGTCAACAGCTCCATGCCTGGCTACGCCGGCGTACTTGTGATTTCGCTGTCGACACTAGCCATCACGACCTTTGGATACAAAATCGTACATTTATACGAAAAGTACGCCTGGATACCAGTGTTTATCATATTCGTGATTGTTGCTGGCGTCTTCAGCCAGACCGGCGATTTCAACAGCCTCTCACCACTGGCCACAGGGCCCGAcgaggccggcgccgtcTTGAGCTTCGGCGCCTCTATATTTGGCTTCGCCACGGGCTGGGCGGGTCTCAGCGCCGACTATACAGTCTACCAGCCAGCCACTCGCTCACGGGCAACCGTGTTTGCGGTGACCTTTGCGGGTCTTTTCCTCCCGCTCTGCTTCAACGAGATCCTCGGTGCAGCTGTCATGACGGCTTCGGCGACGAACATTGACTATGTCAAGGCATATTCCGAGTCTCAAGTCGGCGGCGTGCTTGGTCAGGTTTTGATTCCACCCCTGGGACGCTTTGGATCCTTTTGTCTCGTTCTCCTCGCCCTATCAATCATTGCCAACAACTGCCCAAATATCTACTCTGTATCCTTGTCGGTGCAGGTTCTAGCCTCCTCAACGCAGCGCGTGCCTCGCTTTATCTGGACCATGGTGGCTACGGTTGTGTATATTGCCATATCGATCCCCGGTTACGACAACTTTGAGGCA TGGCTCAGCAACTTCATGGTGATAATCGGATACTGGCTGGCAGCATACGAGGCGATCGCCCTCGTCGAGCACTTTGCCTTTCGGCGTGGCTATACCGGCTACGACCCAGATCAGTACACCGACCCGGACCGACTGCCCCCAGGCTACGCCGCACTCGCGGCTTTCGTCTGCGGCGCCTCTGGCGCCATCCTCGGCATGAAGCAGCTCTGGTACACGGGGCCCATCGCTAGACTCGTCggcagcgacggcggcggcgatctGGGCTTCGAGCTGGCGTTTGCGTTTGCGGCCGTTGCGTATCTGGGGCTGAGAATGTTTGAGAAGAGGAGGTTTGGAAgataa
- a CDS encoding DNA-repair protein rad13, with amino-acid sequence MGVNGLWQVLQPCARPTKLEMLNRKRLAVDASIWIYQFLKAVRDKEGNALRNSHVIGFFRRICKLLWFGIKPVFVFDGGAPVLKRATLQGRKRRREGRREDAVRTANKLLAVQMQRLAEAEAADRRTQRSRAPEVTASVTAGVAAGDTEDGVAEGEVIPDAENIVYADEQLLDKTERQKNRKFFKQDAYHLPALEKSMHEMGKPNDPRVMSIEELEIYAQQFHKGEDINLYDFSKIDFDGDFFKSLPSADRYNILNAARLRSRLRMGLSKEQLMTMFPNRRDFSRFQVERVQERNRLTQRLMVEIGMSESTDLTVSGRINSERGREYILVKNDGAEGGWALGVVTREKDKGEAHNPIDVDAPARRDLQEGQDDEWEDSDEFEDVPIEGLNRLPKANKPKGEGLLTAEGIEEDSMFVDQAQSIDNLFEDPDQNEDLAADEQEDINRAIAMSLKSQHGSGNHNEVDIDSDSKKNATIPEWEQKAAEKAKPIFGGSGRTIAHLVNNRASRMVPKARVTAAPESQTKADVDTDSDSDDDLMAIMAKARKNKQKQQTAPKPAGSSATVSSKNPFGGPLPFEKLDWRTSVFEPKPAEVKMQGEFLSADPQAAALPKPSPMADRLDALADEDDEVEGGFERPAPEAEGPRPLPPWMLDTETDIRDSVKNQAAAQADMNAEDRQLVMEERQRYQKELAHQYVEIESSEESDDDDIEIIEAPQKTVDSLQKEPSPVNPPEPMILNQPNIEAPESVSDEQQAINEATPATATPVVEPENSFEKGAESPSSSPEPEFEDVEIAAPEPTNIGEPTDQTHAFGALISGPQDTVDADAQQLAQASVDDAFNAIQEFDDFSDSEDEELLAQLAEEAEAHAEFASTLQSHSGKPAATAQSVEEYEKELKQLRAQQKKDRRDADEVSQVMVTECQQLLRLFGIPYVTAPMEAEAQCAELVRLGLVDGIVTDDSDTFLFGGTRVYKNMFNGNKFVECYLASDLEKELSLSQENLISLAQLLGSDYTDGLPGVGPVTAVEILSEFPGPDGLSRFADWWRQVQSSLNVSTDGWSSFLRKFRKSQATRLFLPPGFPSPAVPEAYLKPEVDSDPEPFQWGAPDLSGLRDFLMATIGWSQERTDEVLVPVIRDINRRELEGTQSNITRFFSGGVGVGARQQQEEAQQQGEAFAPRRAARGGSKRMANAVSRLRAQASRADAPTGGADGDAGEAPASGRGTGTRKRKARADAVVEDEDGYEDVDGDAGEDTQEVHASARGGRRKRGRAAQRKG; translated from the coding sequence ATGGGTGTCAACGGCCTCTGGCAAGTGCTGCAACCATGCGCGCGCCCGACGAAGCTGGAGATGCTGAACCGCAAGCGCCTCGCCGTCGATGCCTCCATCTGGATCTACCAGTTCCTCAAGGCCGTGCGCGATAAGGAGGGAAACGCGCTGCGGAACTCGCACGTCATCGGCTTCTTCCGCCGCATCTGCAAGCTGCTGTGGTTCGGCATCAAGCCTGTCTTCGTTTTTGACGGCGGCGCCCCCGTGCTCAAGCGCGCCACGCTGCAGGGGAGGAAACGCAGGCGAGAGGGCCGTCGAGAAGATGCCGTGCGCACCGCGAACAAACTCCTGGCCGTGCAGATGCAGCGgctcgccgaggccgaggctgctGATCGACGGACGCAGCGCAGCAGGGCGCCTGAGGTGACTGCGAGCGTGACGGCTGGTGTTGCGGCAGGGGATACTGAGGATGGTGTTGCTGAGGGAGAGGTCATTCCAGATGCTGAGAATATAGTGTATGCGGATGAGCAGCTCTTGGACAAGACGGAGCGGCAAAAGAACCGCAAGTTTTTCAAACAGGACGCTTACCACCTGCCAGCCCTGGAAAAGAGTATGCACGAGATGGGGAAGCCCAACGACCCTCGAGTAATGAGTATTGAGGAGCTCGAGATTTATGCGCAGCAATTTCACAAGGGAGAAGACATCAATCTCTATGATTTCAGCAAGATTGATTTTGATGGTGACTTCTTCAAGAGCCTGCCATCGGCCGACCGTTACAACATCctgaacgcggcgcgtctcAGAAGTCGACTTCGAATGGGTCTCAGCAAGGAACAACTCATGACCATGTTCCCGAATCGGAGGGATTTCTCGCGCTTCCAGGTAGAACGAGTTCAGGAACGGAATCGGTTGACGCAGCGCCTCATGGTGGAAATAGGCATGTCGGAAAGCACCGATCTGACAGTTAGTGGGCGCATCAACAGCGAAAGAGGGCGCGAATACATTCTGGTCAAAAATGATGGTGCCGAGGGTGGATGGGCCTTGGGCGTCGTGACAAGGGAGAAGGACAAAGGCGAAGCGCACAACCCTATTGATGTTGATGCGCCTGCACGACGTGATCTTCAGGAGGGCCAGGATGATGAATGGGAGGACTCGGACGAGTTTGAGGATGTCCCTATCGAGGGTTTGAACAGACTTCCCAAGGCGAACAAGCCCAAAGGGGAAGGGTTGCTCACTGCTGAGGGTATTGAGGAAGACTCGATGTTTGTGGACCAGGCACAGTCAATCGACAATCTTTTCGAAGACCCTGATCAGAATGAGGATCTAGCAGCTGATGAGCAAGAGGACATTAACCGGGCCATCGCCATGTCTTTAAAGAGCCAACATGGATCAGGAAATCACAATGAAGTGGACATCGACTCGGATAGCAAAAAGAATGCTACGATCCCAGAATGGGAGCAAAAGGCTGCCGAAAAAGCCAAACCAATATTTGGTGGAAGCGGAAGGACCATTGCGCACCTTGTCAACAACCGAGCCAGTCGCATGGTTCCCAAAGCTCGTGTCACGGCTGCGCCTGAATCTCAAACAAAGGCGGATGTCGATACTGATAGCGACAGCGACGATGATCTGATGGCTATCATGGCCAAAGCTCGCAAAAATAAGCAGAAACAACAAACAGCTCCTAAGCCGGCCGGGAGTTCAGCTACAGTATCGTCCAAAAACCCTTTCGGCGGCCCATTGCCCTTTGAGAAGCTGGATTGGAGGACTTCTGTTTTTGAACCCAAGCCTGCAGAGGTGAAGATGCAAGGGGAATTCCTCAGCGCCGATCCACAGGCTGCGGCTTTGCCTAAGCCGTCACCAATGGCCGATAGACTTGATGCCCtagctgatgaagatgatGAAGTTGAAGGGGGATTCGAACGCCCGGCCCCTGAGGCGGAGGGCCCTCGACCCTTACCCCCTTGGATGCTCGATACCGAAACCGACATTAGAGATTCTGTCAAAAACCAGGCGGCCGCGCAGGCAGATATGAATGCGGAAGATCGTCAACTCGTCATGGAGGAGCGGCAGAGGTATCAGAAGGAGCTTGCGCACCAATACGTGGAGATTGAGTCGTCTGAAGAGTCGGATGACGACGACATCGAAATCATCGAGGCTCCGCAGAAGACAGTAGACTCCTTGCAAAAGGAGCCGTCGCCAGTAAATCCGCCCGAGCCGATGATTTTGAACCAGCCAAATATTGAGGCCCCAGAAAGTGTGTCTGACGAACAACAAGCAATAAATGAAGCGACGCCGGCAACAGCTACGCCGGTTGTAGAACCTGAGAATTCTTTTGAAAAAGGAGCAGAATCACCATCGTCTTCACCAGAACCTGAATTTGAGGATGTTGAAATAGCGGCGCCAGAGCCCACAAACATAGGCGAACCAACGGACCAGACACATGCTTTCGGTGCACTTATTTCTGGGCCTCAGGACACCGTCGATGCGGATGCGCAGCAACTGGCCCAGGCTAGTGTCGATGATGCTTTCAATGCTATCCAGGAGTTTGATGACTTCAGCGACTCCGAGGACGAAGAGCTATTGGCACAGCTAGCAGAAGAGGCTGAAGCACATGCAGAGTTTGCTAGCACGCTACAGAGCCACAGTGGCAAGCCCGCGGCCACCGCTCAATCGGTCGAAGAATACGAGAAAGAACTCAAGCAGCTACGCGCTCAGCAGAAGAAAGACCGCCGCGATGCGGATGAGGTGTCACAGGTCATGGTGACCGAATGCCAGCAGCTATTGAGGCTCTTTGGTATACCCTACGTCACGGCTCCCATGGAAGCCGAAGCGCAATGCGCGGAGCTGGTCAGACTGGGGCTCGTTGATGGAATTGTCACGGACGACTCGGATACGTTCCTCTTTGGCGGCACCAGGGTCTACAAGAACATGTTCAACGGCAACAAGTTTGTCGAGTGCTATCTAGCATCGGACCTGGAGAAGGAGTTGTCTCTGTCGCAGGAGAACCTCATCTCACTTGCGCAGCTGCTGGGTTCCGACTACACAGATGGCCTTCCTGGCGTGGGACCGGTCACGGCGGTCGAGATTCTATCCGAGTTCCCCGGCCCGGACGGCCTCTCTCGCTTCGCCGACTGGTGGCGCCAGGTGCAAAGTAGTCTCAACGTGTCTACAGATGGCTGGAGCAGCTTCCTCCGCAAGTTCCGCAAGTCACAGGCGACGCGTCTGTTCCTGCCCCCGGGGTTCCCCAGCCCGGCGGTGCCAGAAGCGTACCTAAAGCCCGAGGTGGACAGCGACCCGGAGCCGTTTCAGTGGGGCGCACCCGACCTCTCGGGGCTGCGAGATTTCCTCATGGCAACGATTGGCTGGAGCCAGGAGCGCACGGATGAGGTGCTTGTGCCAGTCATCCGGGATATCAACCGTCGCGAGCTCGAGGGTACTCAGAGCAACATAACCAGGTTCTTTtccggcggcgtcggcgttggcgccaggcagcagcaggaggAAGCACAACAACAGGGCGAGGCGTTTGCGCCGAGGAGGGCCGCTAGGGGAGGGAGTAAACGTATGGCCAATGCAGTCTCGAGACTAAGAGCGCAGGCTTCCAGGGCTGACGCACCGACGGGTGGCGCTGATGGCGATGCTGGGGAAGCGCCGGCGTCTGGGCGGGGGACTGGTACACGGAAGCGCAAGGCTCGTGCCGATGCTGTAgttgaggacgaggacggctATGAGGATGTGGATGGTGATGCTGGTGAAGATACTCAGGAGGTACATGCAAGTGCTCGCGGAGGGAGACGCAAGAGGGGGAGAGCCGCCCAGAGAAAGGGGTAG
- a CDS encoding sphingolipid long chain base-responsive protein LSP1 has protein sequence MHRTFSMRHSRAPTASQLQNPPPPPSSTKSGRIFGRGAFGHALRRNAAGAFGPDLAKKLSQLVKMEKNVMRSLEQVARERMEVAQQLSLWGEHGDEDVSDVTDKLGVLLYEIGELEDQYVDRYDQYRLTMKSIRNIEASVQPSRDRKQKITDQIAHLKYKEPNSPKIVVLEQELVRAEAESLVAEAQLSNITREKIKAAYAYQFDALREHSEKVAIIAGYGKHLLELIDDTPVTPGETRAAYDGYEASKAIIQDCEDALTGWVTQNAAVSSKLSTRARTLSTRRRNHIKARAEGGHDLSAQDAPLNEQGSWVQGSNVRGQDEFDDDEDELEDERDSSILDSENGLNGERERRGRSQEAVLA, from the exons ATGCATCGCACGTTCTCCATGCGCCATTCCAGGGCGCCCACTGCATCCCAGTTGCAG AACCCTCCGCCGCCTCCTTCAAGCACCAAATCAGGCCGTATATTTGGGCGCGGCGCATTCG GCCATGCACTTCGCAGGAACGCAGCAGGCGCCTTCGGGCCTGACCTGGCTAAGAAGCTGTCGCAGCTGGTAAAGATGGAGAAGAACGTTATGCGCAGCCTAGAGCAAGTCGCCAGAGAGCGCATGGAGGTGGCT CAACAACTATCACTCTGGGGCGAGCATGGCGACGAGGATGTTTCAGATGTGACCGACAAACTAGGCGTGCTTCTATACGAGATTGGCGAGCTTGAGGATCAATACGTCGATCGCTATGACCAATACCGCCTGACTATGAAGAGTATCAGGAATATTGAGGCCTCAGTCCAGCCAAGTCGAGACC GCAagcaaaaaatcaccgaccaAATCGCTCACCTCAAATACAAGGAGCCCAACTCGCCCAAGATTGTTGTTCTAGAGCAGGAACTTGTGCGTGCCGAGGCCGAGTCCCTGGTCGCTGAGGCCCAGTTGTCCAACATCACCCGCGAAAAGATTAAGGCCGCATACGCATACCAATTCGATGCCCTACGCGAGCACTCGGAAAAGGTTGCCATCATCGCCGGCTACGGAAAGCATCTACTCGAGCTCATCGACGACACACCAGTCACACCTGGAGAGACCCGTGCAGCCTATGACGGCTACGAAGCGAGCAAGGCTATCATTCAGGACTGCGAAGATGCACTCACCGGCTGGGTAACGCAGAACGCCGCCGTGAGCTCCAAGCTATCGACCCGTGCACGAACATTGTCGACGCGCAGGCGCAACCATATCAAGGCGCGTGCTGAAGGCGGCCATGACCTGTCGGCACAGGATGCTCCGCTCAACGAACAGGGTTCCTGGGTCCAGGGCTCAAACGTCCGTGGCCAAGACGAatttgacgatgatgaggACGAGCTCGAGGATGAACGTGATAGCTCCATCCTCGACAGCGAGAATGGTCTTAATGGCGAGCGCGAGCGTCGTGGAAGGTCCCAGGAAGCCGTTCTTGCCTAA
- a CDS encoding peroxisomal membrane protein PAS20 has product MASPPKPWERNGATAAAPVPPASGPMPAPDLTSAQTSGAAPAIPAIPTSLTSTANQTAAAYSRPMGAMGTSPYGGYGTGYGSAYSSPYGGSMYSRFGGYGGYGGGMLGGGYGSGMLGGGYGSGMLGGGYGGYGGMPGMQGDPNDPNSLTNRFGSSTQATFQMLEAIVGTFGGLAQMMESTYMTTASSFFAMISVAEQFGNLRETLGSLLGIHSLIRFLRTVIAKILGRPPPADAMSLTPAAFARFEGRNAPGGGSEGAARPSRKPLLFFILAAFGLPYLLQKAIKALAANEEVERQRRMELQAKQTAGNVPQLEFCRLMYDFTPPAQPGGSNPLPGVDLTVKKGDFVAVMSRTDPLGNPSEWWKCRTKDGRFGYLPANYLEAVPMRTEAAKPMMAIKAASDTTSRTSSLTSSVSAPVMAPMPSTKVGDITAESFQKSQFYS; this is encoded by the exons ATGGCGTCACCACCCAAACCCTGGGAGAGAAACGGCGCGACCGCAGCCGCGCCAGTTC CTCCCGCATCTGGCCCGATGCCTGCACCAGACTTGACTTCGGCGCAGACATCTGGAGCTGCACCAGCTATTCCTGCCATTCCCACAAGCCTCACAAGCACAGCAAACCAGACCGCTGCAGCGTACTCGAGACCAATGGGAGCCATGGGCACAAGCCCATACGGCGGCTACGGAACCGGCTACGGCTCAGCATACTCGTCGCCTTATGGAGGTAGCATGTACTCTCGTTTTGGTGGCTATGGTGGTTATGGCGGCGGCATGCTTGGTGGTGGCTATGGTTCCGGTATGCTCGGCGGTGGCTATGGATCCGGTATGCTTGGCGGCGGTTATGGCGGCTACGGAGGCATGCCTGGCATGCAAGGCGACCCAAATGATCCCAACAGCTTGACAAACCGGTTTGGTTCCAGCACGCAAGCCACTTTTCAAATGCTTGAGGCCATAGTTGGTACATTCGGGGGTCTCGCGCAGATGATGGAGAGCACGTATATGACGACTGCTTCCAGCTTCTTTG CGATGATCTCTGTTGCGGAACAGTTTGGAAACCTCCGTGAGACCCTCGGCTCTCTCTTGGGTATCCATTCACTCATCCGTTTCTTACGAACCGTGATTGCCAAGATCCTTGGTAGGCCACCTCCGGCCGACGCCATGTCCCTGACGCCGGCAGCTTTTGCCCGATTCGAAGGCCGCAATGCCCCGGGTGGTGGCTCCGAAGGTGCTGCTCGCCCAAGCCGAAAGCCCcttctcttcttcatcctgGCTGCATTTGGCTTGCCGTATCTGCTGCAAAAGGCCATCAAGGCTCTGGCTGCGAACGAGGAGGTAGAGAGGCAGCGTCGTATGGAGTTGCAGGCCAAGCAAACCGCCGGCAACGTTCCTCAGCTTGAGTTCTGTCGTCTCATGTACGACTTCACGCCGCCAGCTCAACCCGGCGGCAGCAATCCTCTCCCCGGCGTGGATCTCACGGTGAAGAAGGGTGACTTTGTTGCCGTGATGAGCCGGACTGACCCTCTTGGAAACCCATCCGAGTGGTGGAAATGCCGTACAAAGGATGGCCGCTTTGGCTACCTGCCGGCCAACTACCTCGAGGCTGTGCCCATGCGCACCGAGGCTGCCAAACCGATGATGGCGATAAAGGCAGCAAGCGACACCACAAGTAGGACTAGCTCGCTGACTAGCTCGGTCTCGGCTCCGGTGATGGCCCCAATGCCTTCAACCAAGGTCGGTGATATTACCGCCGAGAGCTTTCAAAAGTCGCAGTTTTACAGCTAG